In Nostoc sp. CENA543, a single genomic region encodes these proteins:
- a CDS encoding alpha/beta hydrolase, whose translation MIDHHESVFAGFQDIKLYYQRWLPEGKVKAVLVIVHGLGGHSNKYSHLVEYFVPKQYAIYSLDLRGHGRSPGVRGHINSWTELREDLKAFLELIATQQPQIPLFLLGHSFGGVIVLDYVLHYPQATVALKSVITLAPALGKVGVSKFRLLLGKLLSQVWPSFTLNTGLDVAAGSRDEKALAIYAQDTLRHTRASARLSTEYLATVNWIYHHAPEWKIPLLILHGGADRVVLPEGSETFYQLVPYPDKLRIEYPGAYHELQDDLNYLEVLTDLENWLEGHFI comes from the coding sequence ATGATTGATCACCATGAAAGCGTCTTTGCTGGTTTCCAGGATATAAAACTTTATTACCAAAGGTGGCTACCAGAGGGTAAAGTCAAAGCTGTATTAGTGATTGTGCATGGACTGGGAGGACACAGCAATAAATACAGTCATCTAGTCGAGTATTTTGTCCCCAAACAATATGCTATTTATAGTTTAGACCTGCGGGGACATGGGCGATCGCCTGGGGTGCGTGGTCATATTAACAGTTGGACTGAACTCCGCGAAGATTTGAAGGCTTTTCTGGAGTTAATTGCTACCCAACAGCCGCAAATTCCCCTATTTCTTTTAGGTCATAGTTTTGGCGGCGTGATAGTTTTGGACTATGTTTTGCATTATCCCCAAGCAACCGTCGCATTAAAAAGTGTAATTACCTTAGCACCAGCCCTTGGTAAAGTTGGTGTATCGAAATTTCGCTTACTATTAGGCAAATTACTCTCACAAGTTTGGCCGAGTTTCACCCTCAACACCGGACTAGATGTAGCAGCAGGTTCAAGGGATGAGAAAGCTTTAGCCATTTACGCACAAGATACCCTACGTCATACCCGTGCGAGTGCGCGTTTATCTACAGAATATTTAGCCACAGTAAATTGGATTTATCATCATGCGCCAGAGTGGAAAATCCCGTTGTTAATTCTTCATGGTGGTGCGGATAGAGTGGTGTTACCTGAAGGTAGCGAAACATTTTATCAGCTTGTCCCTTATCCAGATAAACTGCGAATTGAATACCCAGGCGCATATCACGAACTACAAGATGATTTGAATTATCTGGAAGTATTGACTGATTTAGAAAATTGGTTAGAGGGGCATTTTATTTAG
- a CDS encoding 1-acyl-sn-glycerol-3-phosphate acyltransferase produces the protein MSSSDQTSTTPSEILPPLTAASIERVKQGVASARDRTIRQIIEDTLSELESIQTKNSTAKIDAGIRKFVLRSLIHWAFQVEVEKPENIPQTPAILAVNHLHHLDPLLLLAELPTQPYYYILGDARTLYNKWWKRLILKVAGGVIPLARIWKEEVAVIQAAKTGREDLINLAKLIETNVPTGGEIHILRQIDRIVLGILAHGDSLIIFPEGRLGTQEGQLHLPLKRGTVIYALRAGVPIVPAALIGTQDLFWGKKLTVRFGEPLHFSTTVRPNRQEVEAALATLQNAIASLLPHDYQEPAGIKPLRHFLNHMLW, from the coding sequence ATGTCATCTAGTGACCAAACAAGTACAACCCCGTCGGAGATTTTACCGCCTTTAACAGCTGCAAGTATCGAGCGAGTGAAACAAGGAGTTGCATCTGCTAGAGATCGCACGATTCGCCAAATCATCGAAGACACCCTATCTGAGTTAGAATCTATTCAGACAAAGAATTCGACAGCGAAAATTGATGCTGGGATACGAAAATTTGTATTGCGATCGCTAATTCATTGGGCTTTTCAAGTAGAAGTCGAAAAACCAGAAAATATCCCCCAAACACCAGCTATCCTGGCTGTTAATCATCTCCACCATCTCGACCCCTTACTATTATTAGCAGAACTTCCCACCCAACCCTATTACTATATTTTGGGTGATGCGCGGACTTTATATAACAAATGGTGGAAACGCCTGATTTTAAAGGTTGCGGGGGGTGTGATTCCCCTAGCTAGAATATGGAAGGAAGAAGTAGCTGTGATTCAAGCAGCTAAAACAGGAAGAGAAGATTTAATCAATTTAGCTAAACTGATTGAAACCAATGTCCCCACCGGGGGAGAAATACACATATTACGTCAAATAGACCGCATTGTCTTGGGAATTTTAGCTCATGGCGATAGCTTAATTATCTTTCCCGAAGGACGATTAGGAACTCAGGAAGGTCAGTTACATCTTCCATTGAAACGGGGAACCGTGATTTACGCTTTACGCGCTGGTGTACCCATCGTACCAGCCGCTTTAATTGGCACACAAGATTTATTTTGGGGTAAAAAATTAACGGTGCGTTTTGGTGAACCGCTACATTTTTCAACCACGGTTAGACCAAACCGACAAGAAGTAGAAGCCGCTTTAGCAACTTTGCAAAATGCAATTGCGTCTCTTTTACCTCATGATTATCAAGAACCCGCAGGAATTAAACCATTAAGACACTTTCTCAACCATATGTTGTGGTAA
- a CDS encoding peptidoglycan-binding protein, whose protein sequence is MESLAYLHLAESYAASAYPEEEVLTDVELYFQELAWIKNHRGVLVLAACLAMVSLSSQNPAMGIKRGDRGSQVVSLQQRLQAAGYFQQNPTGYFGAVTEAAVIQFQQANGLKVDGVVGSKTLAALGYGSGVSESTSVIYGEQPKVVSKRSLKKGDNSYRVMSLQRKLQAAGYFDAPISGFFDDATQTAVIQFQQAKGLTVDGLAGKQTLSALESNTAGFNTTPFLAPASASQITDNSPQPTPKPQIRIIQPSAKVSQRPQQQMRLVKTISSSKISPKSVVYSGDGLFFAQNMMYNHSITVYNRDYKLVKVIPDTVDLSKYGYAKKPGKYRGAPVEASFSHNGKYAWVSNYQMYGTGFNNPGNDKCSPSQKTDNSFLYRIDTDTLNIEQVIQVGSVPKFVAASPDEQLILVSNWCSWDLSVVDANQNQEIKRIKLGAYPRGIAINSTSETAYVAVMGSSDIAEVNLRNFSVKWLRNVGNSPRHLNIDPTGKYLYASLNGEGKIAKINLQQRKVVDKVITGQAPRSMVLNEDGEILYVVNYKENSVSKVRTSDMKVLQKVKVESSPIGITYDPQTREVWVACYSGNIMIFQD, encoded by the coding sequence ATGGAATCACTCGCTTATTTGCACCTAGCCGAGAGTTATGCAGCATCAGCTTATCCTGAAGAGGAAGTGCTTACTGATGTTGAGTTGTACTTTCAGGAACTAGCTTGGATAAAGAACCACAGAGGAGTTTTAGTCTTAGCTGCTTGTTTAGCAATGGTCTCCTTGAGTTCACAAAATCCAGCGATGGGGATTAAAAGGGGTGATAGAGGGTCTCAAGTCGTATCTCTCCAGCAAAGATTGCAAGCGGCTGGATACTTTCAACAGAACCCTACAGGCTACTTTGGTGCTGTTACAGAAGCAGCTGTGATCCAATTTCAGCAAGCTAATGGTTTAAAAGTAGATGGGGTTGTAGGGTCTAAAACTCTGGCGGCTTTAGGATATGGTTCTGGGGTGAGTGAATCTACTAGTGTAATCTACGGGGAACAACCGAAAGTCGTATCGAAGCGATCGCTCAAAAAAGGGGACAATAGTTATCGTGTCATGTCTCTACAGCGCAAATTACAAGCGGCTGGATACTTCGATGCACCCATCTCCGGTTTCTTTGATGATGCTACACAAACAGCCGTAATCCAATTTCAGCAAGCCAAAGGACTAACTGTCGATGGTCTTGCAGGTAAACAAACTCTATCAGCCCTAGAATCGAATACAGCCGGATTCAACACTACACCTTTTCTAGCACCTGCGTCCGCATCTCAAATTACAGATAACTCTCCACAACCAACACCAAAACCACAAATCCGAATTATTCAGCCATCAGCGAAAGTTTCCCAACGTCCACAGCAGCAAATGCGGCTGGTAAAAACCATTTCCTCTAGTAAAATTTCGCCAAAATCGGTGGTTTATTCCGGTGATGGGCTATTTTTCGCCCAAAACATGATGTATAACCACTCCATCACTGTATATAATCGTGACTATAAATTGGTGAAAGTCATTCCCGACACAGTAGATTTATCCAAATATGGTTACGCCAAAAAGCCAGGTAAATACAGAGGCGCACCTGTAGAAGCGAGTTTTTCCCACAATGGTAAGTATGCGTGGGTATCTAACTATCAAATGTATGGTACTGGTTTCAACAACCCTGGTAATGATAAATGTTCTCCCTCTCAGAAAACAGACAACAGCTTTTTATATCGCATTGATACAGATACCCTCAATATTGAACAAGTCATTCAAGTTGGTTCAGTACCGAAATTTGTCGCTGCTTCCCCAGATGAACAATTAATTTTAGTGAGTAACTGGTGTTCTTGGGATTTAAGTGTAGTTGATGCTAATCAAAATCAAGAAATTAAACGTATTAAACTAGGTGCATATCCTCGCGGAATAGCTATTAATTCAACATCAGAAACAGCTTATGTTGCGGTGATGGGTTCTAGTGACATTGCTGAAGTGAATCTCAGAAATTTTTCGGTGAAATGGCTAAGAAATGTGGGTAATTCTCCACGGCATTTAAATATAGATCCGACAGGTAAATATCTCTATGCTTCTTTAAATGGTGAGGGAAAAATTGCCAAAATTAATTTACAACAAAGGAAAGTAGTAGATAAAGTCATCACAGGCCAAGCCCCACGCAGTATGGTTTTAAATGAGGATGGGGAAATACTGTATGTGGTGAACTACAAAGAAAATTCAGTGAGTAAAGTCCGTACTAGTGATATGAAAGTTTTGCAAAAAGTAAAAGTAGAATCAAGTCCTATTGGGATTACCTACGACCCACAAACAAGGGAGGTTTGGGTGGCTTGTTATTCGGGTAATATTATGATTTTTCAAGACTAA
- a CDS encoding universal stress protein, with translation MYQKILVGIDQSEVSQNVFDEAVCLAKATNAEMMLLHILSPLEEPYISPIFMQPDAIYPTVPPAPAETYIRQWEELKQERLEWLRSLTNTAINTGVKTGFTQNMGDAGRIICEVARSWPADLIVLGRRGRAGLSEFFLGSVSNYVLHHAPCSVMVIQGKLSDSGTVIEKTV, from the coding sequence ATGTATCAAAAAATTTTGGTAGGCATAGATCAGTCAGAAGTTAGTCAAAATGTTTTTGATGAGGCTGTATGTTTAGCGAAAGCAACTAATGCGGAAATGATGTTGCTGCATATTTTATCTCCTTTAGAAGAACCTTATATTAGTCCGATATTTATGCAGCCTGATGCTATTTATCCCACAGTTCCACCTGCACCAGCAGAGACATATATTCGACAGTGGGAAGAACTCAAGCAAGAAAGATTAGAATGGTTGCGATCGCTCACCAATACTGCTATCAATACAGGTGTGAAAACTGGGTTCACTCAAAATATGGGTGATGCAGGTCGGATAATTTGCGAAGTAGCGCGCAGCTGGCCTGCTGATTTAATTGTACTTGGTCGTCGTGGTCGTGCTGGATTAAGTGAGTTTTTCTTAGGTAGTGTGAGTAATTATGTACTTCATCATGCACCTTGTTCTGTGATGGTTATTCAGGGGAAATTATCTGACTCTGGGACAGTGATTGAGAAAACTGTTTGA
- a CDS encoding ABC transporter permease, with protein MHTKLRTLDNIEFNRRRFDWLQPLTLLAPAGIWLLLLLVLPALIIFQLSLVPDIRPGDLVNPQGFANYIRIFDPLYLQVILRSLGLAVSTTFICLILGFPVAYWIAQIAPQKWRNLLLLGFVLPLWTSSLLRSYAWVTILRRSGLLNSLLASLDLPTLQLLNRIPAVLIGMSYSLLPYMVLILYASLEKLDKRLLEAAADLGANPVQAFWKVTVPQVLPGIAAGSLLVFITGLGDFVDPELLGGASSMTAARLVYNQFLGVTQNWGFGSALSMTLILAVSIAIALLIKFGEATPKH; from the coding sequence GTGCATACCAAACTTCGTACTCTAGATAACATCGAATTCAATCGCCGTCGATTTGATTGGTTACAACCTCTAACTTTACTTGCGCCGGCTGGTATTTGGTTACTGCTTTTGCTGGTGTTACCTGCATTAATTATTTTTCAATTAAGTTTAGTACCAGATATTAGACCAGGTGATTTAGTCAATCCTCAAGGTTTTGCTAACTATATTCGGATTTTTGATCCTTTATACTTACAAGTAATTTTGCGATCGCTGGGTTTAGCAGTTAGCACGACTTTCATTTGTTTAATTTTGGGGTTTCCTGTTGCTTATTGGATTGCTCAAATTGCTCCTCAGAAATGGCGCAATTTATTACTATTAGGTTTTGTCTTACCTTTGTGGACTTCTTCTCTACTGCGTTCCTATGCTTGGGTAACTATTTTACGTCGCAGTGGTTTATTAAATAGTTTACTGGCTAGTTTAGATTTACCGACTCTACAATTACTGAATAGAATACCGGCTGTATTAATTGGGATGAGTTACAGCTTGTTACCTTATATGGTGTTAATTTTATATGCTTCTTTAGAAAAATTAGACAAGCGTTTGTTAGAAGCCGCAGCTGATTTGGGTGCAAATCCTGTACAGGCTTTTTGGAAGGTGACTGTTCCCCAAGTCTTACCAGGAATTGCAGCTGGTTCTTTACTGGTATTTATTACAGGTTTAGGGGATTTTGTTGACCCTGAATTATTGGGTGGTGCTTCTAGTATGACGGCGGCGCGGTTAGTTTACAACCAGTTTCTCGGAGTTACGCAAAACTGGGGTTTTGGTTCAGCTTTGAGTATGACTTTAATTTTAGCGGTGAGTATTGCGATCGCTCTTTTGATTAAGTTTGGTGAAGCTACACCCAAGCATTAA
- a CDS encoding spermidine/putrescine ABC transporter substrate-binding protein, which yields MTKRRNFIQGFTALSSLSLASCGWRLADVRANTNSGRTDQLYIYTWTQYSDQKLLQTFSTQTGMKVLVDPYDSNESMLAKLQAGGGGAYSLIYPSDYMVQKMVDKNLLVELKHDRLIGLDHLFPQFQNPTYDPKNRYSIPFNWGTTGLLYNSEVLKQAPEDWDYLWQNKAILNKRMTLLNDVREVMGGVLKMLGYSYNSQNDNEIKQAYQKLTELKPAIAAFDTDAWQNQMLAGDLILAMCYSADAIRVSKENSKLKYVIPRSGSSLWTDTMVIPKSAPNQDGAYAWINFLLQPEIAATITQRLKIATPNRAGFELLPEQIKNNTNFFPPDDLLAKCERISPLGQFEEVYDRYWTKLTSS from the coding sequence ATGACTAAAAGACGCAATTTTATTCAGGGATTTACCGCACTTTCTAGTTTATCTTTAGCTAGTTGTGGCTGGAGATTGGCAGATGTCAGGGCTAATACTAATTCTGGGCGCACTGACCAATTATATATATATACTTGGACACAATATTCTGATCAGAAATTATTACAAACTTTTAGTACTCAAACTGGGATGAAGGTATTAGTAGATCCTTATGATTCTAATGAATCAATGCTGGCAAAACTGCAAGCGGGCGGGGGTGGTGCATATAGCCTGATTTATCCCTCAGACTATATGGTACAAAAGATGGTAGATAAAAATTTATTAGTAGAATTAAAACACGATCGCCTGATTGGTTTAGATCATTTATTTCCTCAATTTCAAAACCCCACTTACGACCCAAAAAACCGTTATAGTATTCCCTTCAATTGGGGAACAACTGGATTATTATATAACTCCGAAGTTCTCAAACAAGCCCCCGAAGACTGGGATTACCTCTGGCAAAATAAAGCCATACTCAATAAACGCATGACATTATTAAATGATGTGCGGGAAGTTATGGGCGGAGTATTAAAAATGTTGGGTTATTCTTATAACTCACAAAATGATAATGAAATCAAACAAGCTTATCAAAAATTAACAGAATTAAAACCAGCGATCGCAGCTTTTGATACTGATGCCTGGCAAAATCAGATGTTAGCAGGGGATTTAATTTTAGCCATGTGTTATTCTGCTGATGCTATTAGGGTCAGTAAAGAGAATTCCAAACTAAAATATGTCATTCCCCGCAGTGGTTCTTCGCTATGGACGGACACAATGGTAATTCCGAAATCAGCACCAAATCAAGATGGTGCTTATGCTTGGATTAACTTTCTTTTACAACCAGAAATAGCAGCGACTATCACGCAAAGATTGAAAATTGCTACACCCAACCGCGCCGGATTTGAACTGTTACCCGAACAAATTAAAAACAACACCAACTTTTTCCCCCCAGATGACTTGCTAGCCAAGTGTGAACGTATCAGTCCCTTGGGACAATTTGAGGAAGTCTATGATCGATATTGGACAAAGTTGACGAGTAGTTAG
- a CDS encoding four helix bundle protein: MATGRFQELRVYHLAEKLADNIWKIVDKWESLPKDTIGRQIIRSADSIGANIAEGVGRGSYQDNRRFVRMARGSLYETQHWLRRAYRRSLLTDEQVKLLKLIINDLAPQLNGYLKSIGNFSDD; this comes from the coding sequence ATGGCGACTGGTAGGTTTCAAGAATTAAGGGTTTATCATTTGGCAGAAAAATTAGCTGATAATATTTGGAAAATTGTTGATAAATGGGAATCTTTACCAAAAGATACTATAGGTAGACAAATTATCCGTTCCGCAGATAGTATTGGTGCGAATATTGCTGAAGGTGTAGGACGAGGAAGTTATCAAGATAATCGAAGATTTGTCAGGATGGCAAGAGGTTCTTTATATGAAACACAACACTGGTTAAGAAGAGCATATAGACGAAGTTTATTAACAGATGAGCAAGTAAAATTATTAAAGTTAATTATTAATGATCTAGCCCCTCAACTCAACGGATATCTCAAATCTATCGGTAATTTCTCTGATGACTAA
- a CDS encoding ABC transporter ATP-binding protein, translated as MAQTVTQHQKGIVAFQPLDVELRSVFKFYNQEPAVHGIDLDIRQGEFFSILGPSGCGKTTTLRMIAGFERVDAGKLLIQGQIMTDVPPYRRPVNTVFQSYALFNHLNVWNNIAFGLRLKKEKLRKAEIESRVNEALKLVKMESLRSRFPNQLSGGQQQRVALARALVNRPAVVLLDEPLGALDLKLRKEMQFELSNLHKDLGLTFIMVTHDQEEALSLSDRIAVMNQGKIEQIGTPSEIYERPKTSFVADFIGDTNLFSGEITAIEASTVTVVTKTGLTVVVNRTEDTPTDLLNTVVVSVRPEKIQLSLYQPTLDHNCFEGRLVNIMYLGTHVNYVVELINGIKINVLQPNTFGSLPDRDTPIYAWWAEDDCLAISH; from the coding sequence ATGGCTCAAACTGTGACCCAGCACCAGAAAGGAATTGTGGCTTTTCAGCCCCTTGACGTTGAACTACGTAGTGTGTTCAAGTTTTACAACCAAGAACCAGCAGTACATGGAATCGATTTGGATATTAGACAGGGAGAGTTTTTTAGTATTTTAGGGCCTTCTGGTTGTGGTAAAACCACTACACTGCGTATGATTGCTGGGTTTGAACGGGTGGATGCGGGTAAGTTATTGATTCAAGGTCAAATAATGACTGATGTCCCGCCTTATCGTCGTCCCGTGAATACGGTGTTTCAAAGCTATGCGTTGTTTAATCATTTAAATGTGTGGAATAACATTGCTTTTGGTTTACGCCTGAAAAAAGAGAAGCTGCGTAAAGCCGAAATTGAGAGCCGCGTCAACGAAGCATTAAAACTAGTGAAAATGGAAAGTTTGCGATCGCGCTTTCCCAATCAACTTTCTGGTGGTCAACAGCAAAGAGTAGCATTAGCCAGGGCTTTAGTCAATCGTCCGGCTGTGGTTCTACTAGATGAACCGTTAGGGGCGTTAGATTTAAAACTGCGGAAAGAAATGCAGTTTGAGTTATCGAATTTACACAAAGACCTGGGTTTAACATTTATTATGGTGACGCACGACCAGGAAGAGGCGTTATCATTGAGCGATCGCATCGCCGTGATGAATCAAGGTAAAATCGAGCAAATCGGTACACCCAGCGAAATTTACGAACGTCCCAAAACATCCTTTGTAGCAGATTTTATTGGCGACACAAATTTATTTAGCGGTGAAATTACTGCCATCGAAGCATCAACTGTCACCGTCGTCACCAAAACTGGACTGACAGTTGTCGTGAATCGCACTGAAGACACACCCACAGATTTATTGAACACTGTAGTTGTGAGCGTGCGCCCAGAAAAAATTCAACTTTCCTTATATCAACCAACTCTAGACCATAACTGTTTTGAAGGTAGGCTAGTCAACATTATGTATTTAGGGACTCACGTTAATTATGTTGTGGAATTAATTAACGGCATTAAAATTAACGTTTTACAACCCAATACTTTTGGTAGTTTACCAGACCGTGACACCCCCATTTACGCTTGGTGGGCAGAAGATGATTGTTTGGCAATTAGTCATTAG
- the mrdA gene encoding penicillin-binding protein 2: MAIFQPTPLGGKKNTRTVGRNYQSIVLIIFTLLMTTGIGVRLAYLQIVEGASHRKRAESNRIRMIPKQPERGNIFDRNGKLLASTRYPRSIYLWPMAHTKPSWAVVGPRLSKILEIPQDEIEKKLQDAGANSSSLIRIARDLNEAQITAIKEYENELQNVEIHTEAVRYYPHGRELAHVLGYTRELTAEQLQEKKKDGYRLGDVIGQMGVEKAYESVLRGEWGGQQVEVDGAGRPLRVLGEKQAKPGNDIRLTIDLDMQLVAEKALGTRNGTIVALDPKNGAVLAMVSHPTFDPNIFSKQKLTQKDWEFVQGEEHPLLNRALRAFPPASTFKIVTTTAGLESGKFSPSTVLQTYGSLTVGGTTFGEWNHAGFGPLGFVGAMQWSSDTFFYQIGKGVGGPTLIKWTRKYGFGQKTGFEFVSEESKGLVPDEEWKQKTWKMPWTVGDSINMSIGQGALLTTPLQVAVMFAVPANGGYRVQPHLLKDNEEAKSWREDVHMKPSTIKILRDGLRKVITDGTGKALNKPTIAPVAGKSGTAEAWKRGIKQNHAWFGAYAPADKPEILIVAFAEHSGGGGGSVAAPMILQVMEDYFQRKYPGKYQKPVISQ, encoded by the coding sequence ATGGCTATATTCCAACCAACTCCCCTGGGAGGTAAAAAAAATACGCGCACAGTTGGACGGAATTACCAATCTATAGTTTTGATTATCTTCACTTTATTAATGACGACCGGGATTGGTGTACGTTTAGCATACTTGCAAATTGTCGAAGGCGCATCCCACCGCAAACGAGCCGAATCTAATCGCATTCGCATGATCCCCAAGCAGCCAGAAAGAGGTAATATTTTTGACCGTAATGGCAAGCTGCTAGCTAGTACACGCTATCCCCGTTCAATTTATTTGTGGCCAATGGCACATACTAAACCCTCATGGGCTGTAGTCGGGCCACGGCTGTCTAAAATTTTAGAGATTCCCCAAGATGAAATTGAAAAGAAACTCCAAGACGCAGGCGCAAACTCATCTTCATTAATTCGGATTGCGCGGGATCTCAATGAAGCCCAAATCACAGCTATTAAAGAGTATGAAAACGAACTGCAAAATGTGGAAATCCACACAGAAGCAGTGCGCTATTATCCCCACGGTCGAGAATTAGCCCATGTCTTGGGTTATACAAGAGAATTAACGGCTGAACAACTCCAAGAAAAGAAAAAAGACGGCTACCGTCTAGGAGATGTCATTGGCCAAATGGGTGTCGAGAAAGCCTATGAATCCGTACTCAGAGGTGAATGGGGCGGTCAGCAGGTAGAAGTTGACGGGGCTGGGCGACCATTACGGGTATTGGGAGAAAAACAAGCTAAACCGGGTAATGATATCCGCCTGACAATAGATTTAGATATGCAATTGGTCGCTGAGAAGGCCTTGGGAACTCGTAATGGCACAATTGTGGCACTTGATCCCAAAAATGGGGCTGTCTTAGCAATGGTGTCTCATCCCACCTTTGATCCTAATATTTTCTCCAAACAAAAACTGACCCAAAAAGACTGGGAATTTGTCCAAGGGGAAGAACACCCTCTATTAAATCGCGCCCTACGTGCTTTTCCTCCCGCCAGTACATTTAAGATTGTGACTACAACCGCAGGGTTAGAGTCAGGGAAATTTTCTCCCAGTACAGTGCTGCAAACCTATGGTTCTTTAACTGTTGGTGGAACAACATTTGGTGAGTGGAATCATGCAGGTTTTGGCCCCTTGGGCTTCGTGGGAGCAATGCAGTGGAGTAGTGATACTTTCTTTTATCAAATTGGTAAGGGAGTCGGCGGCCCCACCTTAATCAAATGGACTCGTAAATACGGTTTTGGTCAGAAAACAGGCTTTGAATTTGTTTCAGAAGAATCAAAAGGTTTAGTCCCGGATGAGGAATGGAAGCAGAAAACGTGGAAAATGCCTTGGACTGTAGGTGACAGCATTAATATGTCAATTGGTCAAGGTGCTTTATTAACTACACCTTTGCAAGTGGCTGTAATGTTTGCTGTCCCAGCTAATGGGGGTTATCGCGTCCAACCACATTTACTAAAAGATAATGAAGAAGCCAAAAGTTGGCGAGAAGATGTCCACATGAAGCCATCCACCATCAAAATCTTGCGTGATGGACTGCGTAAAGTAATCACGGATGGTACAGGAAAAGCTTTAAATAAACCAACTATTGCCCCAGTCGCTGGGAAAAGTGGCACAGCCGAAGCATGGAAGCGGGGTATTAAGCAAAATCATGCTTGGTTTGGTGCTTATGCTCCTGCTGACAAGCCGGAAATATTAATTGTCGCCTTTGCTGAACATTCCGGCGGTGGTGGTGGTAGCGTTGCTGCGCCAATGATTTTACAAGTCATGGAAGACTATTTCCAACGCAAGTATCCAGGTAAGTATCAAAAGCCTGTGATTAGTCAATAG
- a CDS encoding D-alanyl-D-alanine carboxypeptidase family protein produces the protein MNKAGYSGKPKNSLGEPSDDIPAALRDTPDVAPQSKLQPWVLLLGGVTLFFLLAIVSGFLFALNTPRKTAESQPSPTNSLPTPTATNSPNNVDSVLGHLAYPEAPESELVPISADGRIRMRRNAAARYQAMVQAARSSGVILVPISGFRSVKEQEQLFFTVGAQRNQTPAQRAALSAPPGHSEHHTGYAVDIGDGAAPATNLLATFENTRAFQWLQANAARYGFEMSFPQNNPQGVSYEPWHWRFVGDRDSLETFYKARNIKPAKTSP, from the coding sequence TTGAATAAAGCTGGATATTCTGGAAAACCCAAAAACTCATTAGGCGAACCCAGTGACGACATTCCAGCAGCTTTACGCGATACTCCTGATGTCGCGCCTCAGTCAAAGTTGCAACCCTGGGTGCTACTGCTAGGAGGAGTAACACTATTTTTCCTGCTGGCTATTGTTAGCGGTTTTTTATTCGCACTCAACACACCAAGGAAAACCGCAGAATCTCAACCATCACCAACTAATTCCCTTCCTACACCCACTGCGACTAATTCCCCAAATAATGTTGATAGCGTATTGGGACATTTAGCATACCCAGAAGCACCTGAATCAGAATTAGTCCCCATCTCCGCCGATGGCAGAATTAGAATGAGAAGAAACGCTGCGGCTAGATATCAAGCGATGGTACAAGCAGCGCGCAGTTCCGGTGTGATTTTAGTCCCGATTTCCGGTTTTCGTTCCGTCAAAGAACAAGAACAGTTATTTTTTACCGTTGGCGCGCAACGCAATCAAACCCCAGCACAAAGAGCCGCACTCAGCGCGCCTCCAGGTCACAGTGAACACCACACTGGTTATGCAGTTGATATTGGAGATGGCGCAGCACCAGCCACGAATTTGCTAGCTACTTTTGAAAATACCAGAGCTTTTCAATGGTTGCAAGCCAATGCTGCCCGTTATGGCTTTGAGATGTCATTTCCCCAAAACAACCCCCAAGGGGTGAGTTATGAACCTTGGCACTGGCGTTTTGTAGGCGATCGCGATAGCTTAGAGACATTCTATAAAGCCAGAAATATCAAACCAGCAAAAACATCTCCATAA